GGCGGGAATCATCGGGTTCGCGGTTATGCTTACAGTGTTCTATTCCAAGAGCGACTATCCCGAGCCCTTGCGGCGTATTCGGTTCAAGACAGAGGAGGGCAAAACGCTGGCGTTCCTCACCAATAACTTCGCGCTGCCTGCCTTCACCATTACCGAGCTCTATCGCCGCCGCTGACAGGTGGAGCTGTTTTTCAAAATGGATCAAGCAGCATTTACACATCAAGTCCTTCTTCTGCGCCTCCGAGAAGGCGGTCAAGACCCAGGTGTGGATTGCTGTGAGGGTCTATGTGCTCGCCGCGATCGTGAAGATACGCCTGGCTGGAAGGCCTCCTTGTATGAAGTTCTACAGATCCTGAGCCTGACCATGTTCGAGACAACCCCACTGGATCGACTGCTTAAGGCTCCGCCCGCAGGACACGATTTCATCGAAGATGCCGAGCCAATTTGAATTTATTCGAAAGTTAACCGGACACTACTGATTGGTCCGAAATAGTTAGAAATTAGCTTAAATATATGACGAGAAAACGCGGTAGGGATGGAACAAGTTATCGAAGACAAAGCAACAGACCTTGTGACGTCGCG
This genomic window from Pelomicrobium methylotrophicum contains:
- a CDS encoding DUF4372 domain-containing protein is translated as MTGCVILSPFGAKKRRVHVGKLAFAQLLDHLSWKAFGRIVERHGGNHRVRGYAYSVLFQERLSRALAAYSVQDRGGQNAGVPHQ